Below is a window of Camelina sativa cultivar DH55 unplaced genomic scaffold, Cs unpScaffold00996, whole genome shotgun sequence DNA.
GATTTACAGGAAGAATTTCACTCCCgttataaaaactatattttggAAGACCTACGTGTCTCTGCGTCTGTGAAGAAGCGAGAAAATACCGGTCACCAGTTTAGTCAGGCATGGGTCGGCGGTTGTTCTGTTCTGGGATTCGATATTACCATTTCTCTGTCAGAATTGCAGGTTGGTATAGTTATCATGTTTGGAACACATATGTAAACGGTTTTCAAATTCGCCTTATGTCTACACATTTACTATAGTTGCAAATAGTTATGATTGTTGGCCTATTATGTGCTTTTATGTCAGATGGTACTTTCTATGCTTTCATCATTTGCTGCGTTACCTGGAGGAGAAAGCACACATGCTTCTTTAGAAAGGCCTTCTTCGTTCAACAGCGAATCTGAAAGAAGTTTTGAGTCTGTAGTTCCCGATGGTAAGTAAGTAggtatattaatattttagccATTCTTAAAACTTGTGGTTCTTCTTCTAATGAAAAATTGATATATGTATAGGAGCCATTGTTGCTATTCAAGATACAAACCAACATATGTTCTTCTCAGTGGAAGAAAGGGGGGACAAGTGTGTTGTGACTGGTACCCTTCATTATTCTCTTGTCGGAGAAAGAGCTCTTTTCAGGGTATGTACATACAGTATTAGAAtaacaagaacagagaaagtAAATAGTATTCTGTGGTTTTCAGAATAAAATCAGGCCAGCTACCTTTTTGTCTTGACCTGCTTTTTACTGAGATGGTATCccctaaaatttgaattcaatgTGCAGGTCAGCTACCACCGCCATCAAGGATGGAATTCATCTACCTTATGGTTTTCCTTGACATCTTTGTATGCTAAAAACAATAAAGGAGAACCATTACGGTTAAACTATCATTCAAGCTCAGACCTTGTGAACGTCTCTGGACTTTACGACAATGCACCAGCACTCTTTCGAGCATCTTTTGGCGAATCCGGAAATTATAAGGGTGACATTGACTGGGAGACCTACCGTAAATTGGTCAAAGATAGATTTTACCTTGTCAACAAGAAGAGTGATTCAGCTGTTGCATTTATTGATGGTTTTCCAGAATTTGTCCGGAAGCCAGGAAGTCCATTCAAGTTTAAAGTGTTTAGTGAAAGTTTGGCGACTCGGAATATTACACCTGCGGTTTCCTCTGAGATCCATGAGTCTGAAACGCAATCTATGATGGACTCTTTCCCCCCTTCTATTACCATCACAATTGATGGGGTATCTCTGACCATTGTCCATGAACTCTCAGAAACAAGGGACAGATTTCCCCTTTTTCGTGGTTCAATCAATATCACTCAGCTCACTGTACAAATGCTATCTTCTAAGGCCAGGATTATGAGCACATTAAACATACTAGTGCTGTACTTTGATGCTCAAACAAACCAATGGTAAGAAAAATTCTTTCCCTGAGTTCTTAAGATGTGTATGCTATCCCTGATTATGCATCTTTCTCGCCTATATAGAATTCCATACAGCaactgtttattttttcttcctatTACTCTGGTGGAATAGGCGAGAATTAATTCATCCAGTTGAAGTTAGTGCCTTCTACCGTTCAACTTTTCAGACTAAGGATCTTAGAAATACTATGCACAAAGTACCTACCCATATTTATTGCAGAGTTGAAAGGGTACGTAaagttttttaattagttattcaTGAAGTCTTAGGGCTATATAACTCGTACTCGTTACATATTTTTCCCTCGCATGTGCAGTTGGAGGTCTTTGTAACCGAGCTGTCGTTAGATATGCTCCTTTTTGTGCTTGGAAAACTGGAGTTTGCTGGTCCATTTTCTTGGAGAACCTCCTCTATTCTTTCCAATTGTTGCAAGGTTATCATTTCCTTGAGTTCTGTTCAatggttttataattttcatacttttttctGTGATATACACCTGTACtattaagaaaacatgattttttttttttggctttttcagGTAGAAAACCTCTCTGGCCTTGACCTTATTTGTCGTTTCAATGAGAAGCAGACTGCCACAGTTGGTAGGAAGCAGACTGCTTCGATTTTTCTTCGGTAACTTCGTGGTCCCTTAATGCCTTGTTTTATTCTGCAACAAGAAGATGCATGTGTTCATGCTTCGAGATGAATGCTGACAGTCTTTGGCACTCTATTGAGTAGATTgctaaaatagttttatttcctaTGTTCCCGATTAGTATATTGCAACAAGAAAAGTACTAAAGTAAGAATAATCCTTTGAATTAATTGCGAATGGAGAAAGACGTTCACTACTGTCTAGTTAATTTGCATATATAAGTAGGTGGCAGATCCTTAATAATGTGTAATATCTTTTTAAGGCATTCAATGAACAATCAACCAGAAGCTTCTCCAGTGGCTGCGGTCCAGCTATCTTCTGGAAAGTTCCTAACCTCTTCCATCAA
It encodes the following:
- the LOC104774017 gene encoding uncharacterized protein LOC104774017, which gives rise to MVLSMLSSFAALPGGESTHASLERPSSFNSESERSFESVVPDGAIVAIQDTNQHMFFSVEERGDKCVVTGTLHYSLVGERALFRVSYHRHQGWNSSTLWFSLTSLYAKNNKGEPLRLNYHSSSDLVNVSGLYDNAPALFRASFGESGNYKGDIDWETYRKLVKDRFYLVNKKSDSAVAFIDGFPEFVRKPGSPFKFKVFSESLATRNITPAVSSEIHESETQSMMDSFPPSITITIDGVSLTIVHELSETRDRFPLFRGSINITQLTVQMLSSKARIMSTLNILVLYFDAQTNQWRELIHPVEVSAFYRSTFQTKDLRNTMHKVPTHIYCRVERLEVFVTELSLDMLLFVLGKLEFAGPFSWRTSSILSNCCKVENLSGLDLICRFNEKQTATVGRKQTASIFLRHSMNNQPEASPVAAVQLSSGKFLTSSINVSLLEARTLAWRTRIVSLLDSRSHPGPFVVVDIKKGFEDGLSISVSPLTRIHNETSLPMEIRFQRSKQKRDDFASVPLKPGGSIDDSVGAFNAISLSGDLKKALTSLAVGMFG